The following proteins are co-located in the Bathymodiolus thermophilus thioautotrophic gill symbiont genome:
- the cyoE gene encoding heme o synthase → MMPSLRSLLGLCKLKVVALILLTAVVGMFLSVPAPYVPDAMLVMTASIGIALASASAAVFNHIVDEHIDVQMSRTDKRPLPQGKVSRNQALVWGVFLGIVGLGILQLFVNTITMVLTFISLIGYAVIYTMYLKRATPQNIVIGGAAGAAPPILGWTAISGTQGIEHALLLFLIVFVWTPPHFWALAIFRVEEYKKVDVPMLPVTHGLAYTRLQILLYTILLLLVTLLPYLSGMSGLIYLASALILGVIFLVYAIKIYTNPDDNRIAWQTFMFSVNYLMLLFVALLVDHYFLITL, encoded by the coding sequence ATGATGCCATCACTTCGTAGCTTACTCGGACTTTGCAAACTAAAGGTGGTGGCATTAATTTTACTCACCGCAGTGGTGGGCATGTTTTTATCAGTGCCTGCACCGTATGTGCCAGATGCAATGTTGGTGATGACTGCTTCTATAGGTATTGCCCTGGCATCTGCTTCAGCGGCAGTGTTTAATCATATTGTTGATGAGCATATTGATGTGCAAATGTCACGCACTGACAAGCGCCCTTTGCCACAAGGTAAAGTGAGTCGCAATCAGGCGTTGGTTTGGGGGGTGTTTTTAGGTATTGTTGGGTTGGGAATTTTGCAGTTATTTGTGAATACCATTACCATGGTGCTGACCTTTATTTCACTGATTGGTTATGCCGTGATTTACACCATGTATTTAAAGCGGGCTACACCGCAGAATATTGTGATTGGTGGCGCAGCAGGTGCAGCGCCACCGATATTGGGCTGGACTGCAATTTCAGGCACACAAGGTATTGAGCATGCGTTGTTGTTGTTTTTGATTGTGTTTGTTTGGACGCCACCACATTTTTGGGCGTTAGCAATATTCAGAGTAGAAGAGTATAAAAAAGTTGATGTGCCAATGTTGCCAGTTACTCATGGCTTGGCTTATACTCGGCTACAGATTTTGCTCTATACAATTTTGTTGTTATTGGTAACATTATTGCCTTATTTGTCGGGTATGTCGGGCTTAATCTATCTTGCTTCGGCTTTAATTTTAGGTGTTATATTTTTGGTATACGCCATTAAGATTTATACAAACCCAGATGACAATCGAATTGCATGGCAAACATTTATGTTTTCGGTGAATTATCTCATGTTGTTATTCGTGGCGTTATTGGTTGACCATTATTTTTTGATAACTTTATAA
- a CDS encoding DUF2970 domain-containing protein, with amino-acid sequence MKGLGQVFKAVTSAMIGVGKREDLIKDFERTEKQGPWPYIIVGFVMTIVFIVAVITVVRLVLPS; translated from the coding sequence ATGAAAGGATTAGGGCAGGTATTCAAAGCGGTAACTTCAGCCATGATTGGCGTGGGAAAAAGAGAAGATCTTATCAAAGATTTTGAACGCACAGAAAAACAGGGGCCGTGGCCTTATATTATTGTTGGCTTTGTTATGACCATTGTTTTTATTGTGGCAGTTATTACCGTTGTAAGGCTGGTATTGCCAAGTTAA